The following are encoded together in the Mesoterricola sediminis genome:
- a CDS encoding M1 family metallopeptidase, whose protein sequence is MARPDPHSYFDDAQPRTERWHLRFLVDFERKVLGGEATLVLAEPSEGLLDLDTKGLTIYRAWVPATDVDVPFELGPEDPILGRRLRLQLPAGTGAVVVAYETSPAAMGLQWLEPAQTEGGRHPFLFSQCQAIHARTLVPCQDCAVARVAYNAEVVVPEGLTAVMSAGPDGDEPGPIPGTRAWRFRMPQPIPSYLLALAVGELEGRDLSHRSRVWAEPATIERAAWEFAGVEDMIVRAEGLFGPYDWDRYDMLVLPPSFPYGGMENPRMTFLTPTLLAGDRSLVDVVAHELAHSWTGNLVTNATAEHFWLNEGFTVWAERKILKALRGQEAYAIGWAIGQKALDESLARFKDAPELTVLRTHLEGVDPDDAFSSIPYEKGARLVALMEREAGEETFAAFVQAYMKRFRFTSITTEQWQAFVEERLPGLLARIGADDWLHKPGMPANAPVFRSETLEALEALGKGFPGHRPDAEAMKAWTPTELLVFLQNLPRVLPLDACAWLDRTLALTGRGNHEILVEWLVVAAGSGYEAVFPRVREVLSRVGRMKYLRPLYGALGRTAATRALARDIFAQASPGYHGLSRRVVQGVMDKYPA, encoded by the coding sequence ATGGCCCGCCCCGATCCCCATTCGTACTTCGACGACGCCCAGCCCCGCACGGAACGCTGGCATCTCCGCTTCCTGGTGGACTTCGAGCGGAAGGTCCTGGGCGGCGAGGCCACCCTGGTCCTCGCGGAGCCGTCGGAGGGCCTCCTGGACCTGGACACCAAGGGCCTGACCATCTACCGGGCCTGGGTCCCGGCCACGGACGTGGACGTGCCCTTCGAGCTGGGCCCCGAGGATCCCATCCTGGGACGGCGGCTGCGCCTGCAGCTCCCCGCCGGCACCGGGGCGGTGGTCGTCGCCTACGAGACCAGCCCCGCGGCCATGGGCCTCCAGTGGCTGGAGCCCGCCCAGACCGAGGGCGGCCGGCATCCCTTCCTCTTCAGCCAGTGCCAGGCCATCCACGCCCGCACCCTGGTGCCCTGCCAGGACTGCGCGGTGGCCCGGGTCGCCTACAACGCCGAGGTCGTCGTGCCCGAGGGGCTCACGGCCGTCATGAGCGCCGGGCCCGACGGGGACGAGCCGGGGCCGATCCCGGGCACCCGGGCCTGGCGCTTCCGCATGCCGCAGCCCATCCCCAGCTACCTGCTGGCCCTGGCCGTGGGCGAGCTGGAGGGCCGGGACCTCAGCCACCGGTCCCGGGTGTGGGCCGAGCCCGCCACCATCGAGCGCGCCGCCTGGGAGTTCGCCGGCGTCGAGGACATGATCGTCCGCGCCGAGGGGCTCTTCGGGCCCTACGACTGGGACCGCTACGACATGCTCGTGCTGCCCCCCTCCTTCCCCTACGGCGGGATGGAGAACCCCCGCATGACCTTCCTCACCCCGACCCTCCTGGCCGGGGACCGCTCCCTGGTGGACGTGGTGGCCCACGAGCTGGCCCACTCCTGGACCGGCAACCTGGTCACCAACGCCACCGCCGAGCACTTCTGGCTCAACGAGGGCTTCACGGTGTGGGCCGAGCGCAAGATCCTGAAGGCCCTGCGCGGCCAGGAGGCCTACGCCATCGGCTGGGCCATCGGCCAGAAGGCCCTGGACGAATCCCTGGCCCGCTTCAAGGACGCGCCGGAACTGACGGTCCTGCGCACCCACCTGGAGGGCGTGGACCCCGACGACGCCTTCTCCAGCATCCCCTACGAGAAGGGCGCCCGGCTCGTGGCCCTGATGGAGCGCGAGGCCGGCGAGGAGACCTTCGCGGCCTTCGTGCAGGCCTACATGAAGCGCTTCCGCTTCACCTCCATCACCACCGAGCAGTGGCAGGCCTTCGTGGAGGAGCGGCTGCCGGGGCTCCTGGCCCGCATCGGCGCCGACGACTGGCTCCACAAGCCCGGCATGCCCGCCAACGCCCCGGTCTTCCGGTCGGAGACCCTGGAGGCCCTGGAGGCCCTGGGCAAGGGATTCCCCGGCCACCGGCCCGACGCGGAGGCCATGAAGGCCTGGACGCCCACCGAACTGCTGGTCTTCCTGCAGAACCTGCCCCGCGTCCTGCCCCTGGACGCCTGCGCCTGGCTGGACCGGACCCTGGCCCTCACCGGGCGGGGCAACCACGAGATCCTCGTGGAGTGGCTCGTCGTGGCCGCCGGCAGCGGGTACGAGGCCGTGTTCCCCCGGGTCCGCGAGGTCCTCTCCCGGGTGGGGCGCATGAAGTACCTGCGGCCCCTGTACGGCGCCCTCGGCCGGACCGCGGCGACCCGCGCCCTGGCCCGCGACATCTTCGCCCAGGCGTCCCCGGGCTACCACGGCCTCTCCCGGCGCGTGGTGCAGGGCGTCATGGACAAGTACCCCGCCTGA
- a CDS encoding OPT family oligopeptide transporter: protein MSSSDESTAIKGLPENYRRVLEPGEEYVPLVPQDGVPEVTLRSVLYGILFCAVFSMAAAYLALRVGQGIEAAIPISILAIGISRFYARRSSILENVIITSIGANSGHVVAGAVFTIPALYMLAAVPGSSVPTPHMWQVVLVSFLGGSLGILFFIPLRHNFMVDNHGVFPWPEATATAEILASGESAGNQAKVLAGSALLGMAYDGFSALFRGMSETITLVHAGVGAFLRRQFMAFNMLNSAATMSIGYIIGLRYSAVIAAGSVLSTFVLVPMIHAIGQHVPVTLPPGALPIAQMSPEQIFKAYVRIIGIGAIAGAGIMGVLAGMPGMIRSIGKNLAGLKSAEKVEKGIAPRTHRTLPNSFVAMGLLVFALAAFLFFSFGLGMKSAVFAAFMGTGVVMAIAFLFAPVAARAIATIGTNPISGMTMLTLIITGLVMVKLGYAGGVGMFITLMVGGVVCTALSASGAFATDLKIGHWIGATPAKQMGLKFMGTFVAAVFTGLAMWGMAHQGFGTAAVPAPQASAMREILDGIFGTTAMPLRWFLFSLGVVLSLVLRMVELPALGFALGMYLPIEVNSPLLLGGVLAWIVNRRKTGDSDALAKARENRGILVASGLMAGGGIMGVIASFVKIKWKEGFPILSAASAEGATGEWLAIAAMTALCIFTVVYSRAAKATE, encoded by the coding sequence ATGTCCTCATCCGACGAATCCACGGCCATCAAGGGCCTGCCGGAGAACTACCGGCGTGTCCTGGAGCCCGGCGAGGAATACGTGCCCCTCGTGCCCCAGGACGGCGTGCCCGAAGTGACCCTCCGCAGCGTGCTGTACGGCATCCTCTTCTGCGCCGTCTTCAGCATGGCCGCGGCCTACCTGGCCCTCCGCGTGGGCCAGGGCATCGAGGCCGCCATCCCCATCTCCATCCTCGCCATCGGCATCTCGAGGTTCTACGCCCGGCGCTCCTCCATCCTGGAGAACGTCATCATCACCAGCATCGGGGCCAACTCGGGCCACGTGGTGGCCGGCGCGGTCTTCACGATCCCCGCCCTCTACATGCTGGCCGCCGTCCCCGGCTCCTCCGTCCCCACCCCCCACATGTGGCAGGTGGTCCTGGTGTCCTTCCTGGGCGGCTCCCTGGGCATCCTCTTCTTCATCCCCCTGCGCCACAACTTCATGGTGGACAACCACGGGGTCTTCCCCTGGCCCGAGGCCACGGCCACCGCCGAGATCCTCGCCAGCGGCGAGAGCGCCGGGAACCAGGCCAAGGTCCTGGCCGGATCCGCCCTCCTGGGCATGGCCTACGACGGCTTCAGCGCCCTCTTCCGGGGCATGTCGGAGACCATCACCCTGGTCCACGCCGGCGTCGGCGCCTTCCTCCGCCGCCAGTTCATGGCCTTCAACATGCTGAACAGCGCGGCCACCATGAGCATCGGCTACATCATCGGCCTGCGCTACTCGGCCGTGATCGCCGCGGGCAGCGTGCTCTCCACCTTCGTCCTGGTGCCCATGATCCACGCCATCGGCCAGCACGTGCCGGTGACCCTGCCGCCGGGGGCCCTGCCCATCGCGCAGATGAGCCCCGAGCAGATCTTCAAGGCCTACGTGCGCATCATCGGCATCGGCGCCATCGCCGGCGCCGGCATCATGGGCGTGCTCGCGGGCATGCCCGGCATGATCCGGAGCATCGGCAAGAACCTGGCTGGCCTCAAGTCCGCCGAGAAGGTGGAGAAGGGGATCGCCCCCCGCACCCACCGCACCCTGCCCAACAGCTTCGTGGCCATGGGCCTCCTCGTCTTCGCCCTGGCCGCCTTCCTCTTCTTCAGCTTTGGCCTGGGCATGAAGAGCGCCGTCTTCGCGGCCTTCATGGGCACCGGGGTGGTCATGGCCATCGCCTTCCTCTTCGCCCCCGTGGCCGCCCGCGCCATCGCCACCATCGGCACCAACCCCATCAGCGGCATGACCATGCTGACCCTGATCATCACGGGCCTCGTGATGGTCAAGCTGGGCTATGCCGGCGGCGTGGGCATGTTCATCACCCTCATGGTGGGCGGCGTCGTGTGCACGGCCCTCTCCGCCAGCGGCGCCTTCGCCACCGACCTCAAGATCGGCCACTGGATCGGCGCCACCCCGGCCAAGCAGATGGGCCTGAAGTTCATGGGCACCTTCGTGGCCGCCGTCTTCACCGGCCTGGCCATGTGGGGCATGGCCCACCAGGGCTTCGGCACCGCGGCCGTGCCCGCGCCCCAGGCCAGCGCCATGCGCGAGATCCTGGACGGCATCTTCGGCACCACCGCCATGCCCCTGCGCTGGTTCCTGTTCTCCCTGGGCGTCGTCCTGAGCCTCGTCCTCCGCATGGTCGAGCTGCCCGCCCTGGGCTTCGCGCTGGGCATGTACCTGCCCATCGAGGTGAACAGCCCCCTGCTCCTGGGCGGCGTCCTGGCCTGGATCGTGAACCGCCGGAAGACCGGCGATTCCGACGCCCTGGCCAAGGCCCGGGAGAACCGCGGCATCCTCGTGGCCAGCGGCCTCATGGCCGGCGGCGGCATCATGGGCGTCATCGCCAGCTTCGTGAAGATCAAGTGGAAGGAGGGCTTCCCCATCCTCTCCGCGGCCTCCGCCGAGGGCGCCACCGGGGAATGGCTGGCCATCGCGGCCATGACCGCCCTGTGCATCTTCACGGTGGTGTACAGCCGCGCCGCCAAGGCGACCGAGTAG